The stretch of DNA CACGTGCTCCAACAAAAGCATCACCCAAGGAACGTTTTCACGATGCAAAGGAGAAATTCCAAGCAATGGAACGTGGTGGGGGTGGACATAAACCGTTGAGGCGGTCACAGGAAGCTGCAGCAGCACCACGTAGGGGTTCCCTTGAGCCCCCATCGACGCACTCATTGCAGCGTCAACGATCAAATCCCATTGCTGCCGTAACACGGGAGGAATGGAGCTCAGAGGAAGAGCACCAAATGCAGGAGATTCCTCCGCCAGCCTACACGAGAGCCTACGTGGGTGATGCAGCAGCACCACGAATGGCATCAAGCAAGAGTCTTGGGAATCTCGTAAAGGGCTACCGTCATAGCTATGCTGAACCACGAAATCCCCTCCCCCGAGGAAGTGGACGCGTTGGATTAGCAGCTGTTAATCCTTACTAAAGGAATCTGGCTCTTGCGAAAAAAAGCCTCCTCAATGTTGTAAAATCTTGTAAATTCCTCTTCCTTCCcatttcttacaaaataatgaagaaaaattatagaatGAGATTGTTCTAAAAGGGATTCCACTTCTCCTCCTCCTAACAAAGCATCCCGATGGAtttctttttggttttttattattacaaaataatttataatataaaaattaatataactacaaaaataaatattcttcgtcttgtattttatgtgccttgtgtgagagagaaagaaattaattctttttggtggaaaatttaattttcccatctctctcttaagttttttttttatatactcAGAAGCGCCAAAAAAGGGGTGATTATCTggctgaaaaataaaatgaatattcggaaaaattctttgaaaattatttatttaaaaagtattttttaatgaattattccTAAATATTCAGAGAGAAATATCAAAACATTCAGCGAATAAATCTACCCCTAGGCCCATACCCTTTTTCCTCTACCCCCTTTTGTAATCGctgtaatgaaaaatataaaaaaataaattaattaataatacgacaaaaaagtttttctttctcaaatcGTAATGTAAAGATGTTAGCATTTATAatcatatatttttaatttttgaaatttcttataaaaatcaGGAGTAACCTGAatgttttctaacgtttgacatttctaatatttgacgttaGTTCTAAAACGTGGGGACAATGTGGATTTCGTGATGGCATCCGGCACAAAAACAATTATGTAAAAAGAAGCTCCGAAACgattaaagtaaatttttaaattctttgacattttccctgtttgacgtttctcttgtaacgtttgtttatttttcatgtttgATCTTTGCTTTCTAgtaatttgatatttattataaagtttgacattttgttATAACGCTTTTGACGTatctaatataatttttgtcaGTTCCAATgctgacgtttcttttctaaacacttttttaacgtttgacgtttttatttgtaaaaacgtttgaaaatcttctttttgaaTCCTATTTCAAATAATAACTACAAgacaaaaaatcatattttatgctttttgtcTTTTCAAAATACCCATAGAATCCTTTTGACTACGTCACACTTTTGAGGATCTTTCAAATTAGATTTTAGAGCGCAAAGTaagtctttttctttttttttaatttttatttttcattaaatgttttaaatttatgagATTGATTTCTTATCCATCATGACCTATTACATTTAATTCATCCCCCATTGCCCCCTTGTTTTATATCCTATCCCTTCCATACTTGATATGCAGCGCCATGTGCTTCTTGGCATGATCACCACGGGCGAATGCTTTGTCACAGATATTGCATTTGTGCTTCTTCTCCCCGGTGTGGGTGATGAAGTGACGATCCCTCGCTGCCACCGATGAGAACTTTTTCTTGCACATTGTACAGCCAAATTTAACATTCTCATGCCTACCCTTGTGCTCACGCAGGCACGCCATTGTCGTGACGGCTTTCCCGCAGATTTCACACACGTACGACTTAATGCCCATGTGGCTGCGTAGATGGGGATTGAGGCCGGTCTTTGAGCGGAAGGCCTTCCCGCAGATGTGACACTTGAAGGGTTTTTCATTTGTGTGGATGCGGAAGTGCTCCTGGAGGTGGTAGCGTGAACCGAAAGTTCGGGGGCATTTACTGCACTGAAAAGCCTTCTCACCCGTGTGCGTTGCCATGTGCCGTTTGAGTTTATCAAAACTGAGGAAACCCTTTGAGCACAACTCACAGATGTACTTCCGTTGCCGATGCATGTGCATGTGATTCCGGTAGGTTCGTTGGGATTTCAGTGCCTTTCCGCATTTTGTGCATTTGAACGCGTATTCAGCGGACTTtcgtttcttcttctttgtagCATCATCTTCCTCCTCTGTGGCACTGTCTTCCTCAGAAGATTGGGCAGGAGAATGACTACCGAAGGAtctgtgaaagaaaagaataataaatgaaatattcaagtCAAAGAATCCTAATCTTCCTCACCTAACACTATTGGATTCATCTTTAACCGGAAAAGGTTCAATTGCCTCCACAAATTCCTCATAGGGttcatttatttcttcctTCACATCGGGCTCTTCATCCTTAACATTCACTTCCGGCCATTCATCCTTTGTAGCCTGGATGAAGacaaatttgtgaaaatccgCAATTTGTGCGTGAGATATGACAATTTCTGCGTCGAATTTTTCTGTTTTCAAATCATTTCCCGGATTTACGTCGCTGCAGGAAATTATCGTTTCAGCACCTGCTGTTCTTATTTGCTTAACCACCTTTGGGCATCCATAAATTAGTATTCGGCACATCCTTCTTCCCAATTTAGTTctcctttgattttttttgtttgtttttattattgttattttgCTTTGATTGGAGATGTTGTCACGAATTGACTTTGAAGGTAAAATTCCCACTCCCTGACTCACAGCATGCCGTTGAAAGGTTTCAGACGGAAGCgcgaaaagtttttttttgaggttatgttcccTGTTGGAGTTgtgtttttgtaaaattttaacaaaaatatgtctGATGTAATGAATTCTGCACATTAATCCTGAAAGATTAAGACAAAGTTTCCTTCGCATTTCACTGGGATAAATCACTTTTTTCCGGCTTAAAGAATCAAATTTTTCCCTCCAAATCTTCACCTACTACTTCTCCATCTTTGATGGACTTGACAGATTGAAAGAAACCATTCAACGTtgtaaaaaaacaacatttgaCGTTAAAAACCTTTGATTATTCTtcccaaatttttcttttaacttccTGGACAGTTTTAAGAAACTTTTActtctaatttaaaagaattatgtgCAAGATATTGATTTATGGGTGTCAGGGTGTTAATAACCATACCATAAAAGATGGAACAACAATTGTTTTTTGCCGAAGAAATGGTGATGCCACTTTGGGAGGCATTCAGTCGGAGATTATCATTCCGCATGATATCCTTCCGGAAACGAAGGAAATTATCTTCATGCCCTACATTAAGGAGGAGGAAACAGAGGAACGACTTGATGAGCCCCACTCAGAGACGGTTGAAGTGATTCCTGAGTATtcagatgatgatgatgatgattacGATAATGATTATGAAGATACGCAGCCCATTAAGGAGATAAAGCAGGAAAAAGAGGAAGTGCCTACGCGGAAGACCAGGTTCGCTAAATTGAATCTTCCTGAAACATCAGAATCATCTGTAAAAGAGATACCTATTTCTAGATCCGTAAAATGTACAAAACCACTAAAGAAGAAGCGCCGAAGGACATCCGGAAGCATCAAGAGGGAGGATATTGATTTTGTAACGGAAAATGGGAGATTGAAGTGCAATCAATGCGCGAAAACACTCAAAACTCAGCGAAGCTTCCGGAATCACATTAAATTGCACCGGAGGCGGAAGTATGAGTGTGAGCACTGTGGACGGGGCTTTTCGAGCATTGAGAAACTAGAGCGACACATGAGAGTCCACACAGGGAAGAAGCCCTTTATGTGTGAACTATGCTCCCGGACATTTGACTACCGACACAGCTTGGACATTCACATGCGGAGTCACACAAAAGAGCGCCCCTATTCATGTCATCTCTGCACCAAGACCTACACCACAAAGGGGAACCTCAATCTCCATCTACGTGCCCATGCGGGTGTTAAGATGTTCGTATGCGAAGTTTGTGGGAAGGCGTGTGACACAAAGGGCAACCTCCGGAAGCACATGGAGATTCACAATGATGAACGTGTGTTTGAGTGCAAAATCTGCCTGAAAACCTTCCTGCATCCAGCATCACGAGATCGACACCTCAAATCTCACACAGGGGAGAAAAAGCATAAATGCGACATTTGCAATAAGGCCTTTATGAGGCGTGATCATGCAAACAACCACATGGCCGTGCATATAAAGAAGATTCAGCTTCAAGGACCAAGTTAGGAAAGATATTTCTTAGCAACGTCCTGTCATTCCTTTGCTGACTTGCAGCAGCAAGTTCTGCTATATTGAGCGTCCCCCACGCCAACAAGGGCGCCATCATGTGGTGAACATACTGAAACATCAAACAGCAGCCATTGCTGCgtagcaacttgaagtttatATTAgattgtccaatatttacacagatttctaacctaagtGTTGCGTACTCACTAACGGGCAAGCCGGAATTGTAAAATATAGATCCCATGCTGGTCTCCGATTTCGGGTAGAGCCACACAGAATGAAATGTTGCCGTGGAGGTGGATTCTATGCACTTTATTACTTCaatatttacaagaaaattacaCTATTGAGTTCTAATTGAGAGAGCTACTACTACGGTGCGTGTAGACGCGTTGACGGTTACCGTAGGAAGAGAACGAGTTCGTCGCGAAGAGCAACTCGTTGTGTTAGGGCGCTACAGAGATGGCAGCATTGACTGTCGCGTTCTACCACAACACtaagatattcacataaattcagtagAATTTTGATGTTCTGTCTTattcatccccattgaatgtaatggtaaaaatgttaggttagaaatccggaaaaatattggacaaaccaatacattttttgaataaacttttcttcccggaacggtTTAATGTGCTTCCCGTAAAGTGCCATAAGAGTTTGGAAGTTGTATAGTCATCCTtcccattgcatcaggaagtttttaAGGGATATTAGGAATCTCATTTTTTACACCCGGTTGATCCTTGATGTCATCTTTGGATCAAAAtctgagtttaaaaaaaaattctcgcaAATTGCAAAGAGGACTTAAATGAACAGATTTTGATCCAAAGATGACATCAAAAATCAGCCGGGagttgaaaagaaacttcctAAAATCCCTTAGAATCTTCCTAATGCAATGAACAGTCTTCTTAAACAACTTCCAggcacttatggcactttccgggaagcacatcaaACAATTCCGGGGAGAAAaggttattcaaaaaatgtacaaatttcAAGTTGCTTTGCTGTGCGTTGATTCATAAATAAAACGTTCTTTGCAAATAATTCTCTGcatttttcaatgtaaattaACTTTACTCAATGTAAGTATTAaagattgagaatttttgtgattttactGAGCCCTTAATTCCCCAAGAAACTATCCTTGAGTTCCcttaattttaaactaaacATTTGTGTCTAATGCTAAGCACCTGTTGCTGCATGTTTGGCATGTTGCGTGCGTTGTTCCTTTGTAATTGCCACCCCCAATCATCACCCCAACAAAACCCACCCACAAATGGCGAAAAATACTTCCACTGAGCGAACCACATCCTCCTGTCAAGGAAGAAATCAATAGAATACCACCAAAAGTTTGATCGATGGGATTTCTCCGTTGTTTGTGCATTGGAATTGTGTGTTACCCACAGGAAGCGCATTGGAAATGTTTACAAATCTCCGGAAGAGAATAAGGAAGTTGAGTAAATCCCGCTCTGTGTCCCCCTTCATCCCGCCACAGAGGCAATTCTGTTCAAATGAAATTCACGAACCAACCTTTGAGTGTTGCTTCGACGATGGAAGCTTTCATGACGGCCCCAAAATGCGCAATCCCACGCAGAGTTTCTTCTTTTGGAATTTATGTGATAAACTCGAAAGTGCCCGCATCACAGACACCACACCGGGGATTGAGAGGTTGTACGAGAAACTTCCGGAGCACGATAAGAAGATTCTCAATCGCATGGCTAGGAAGCGCACGGAGGAGAGTCTAATGGCGGAAGATGCAGAAATTGCCCATAAATACTGGGATGAAGAGAAGCAGACACGACGAACGATGCAGGAGCAACATCAGGAGCAGCTGAATCGTGTTATCCGGGAGAATCGTGAACGGGAAACGCGTGAGACGGAAGATCGTCTGGCCACACTGGAAAGTCGCGAAAAGTATCACCGTGAGAAACTGAAGCGGGAGATTTGTGACAAAAATCAACGTCTTATGCATCGCCTGCGTAGCCTTCGGATGCAACGGGAGATGCGACAGTGTGAGAAGCGACGTACCCAGACACACCGACTCCAGGTGGCTGCTATAAATCACCAAGAGCACGAACTTGACAACCAAATTCGCCAGCAAATCCTCTATGATCAGCTTGAGGTGAAAATCGCTCGTGCTGACCACCTACGACGTCGCATCCTTGATGTCCAGAAGAACCGCATTCAGGCAGACAATGAACTCCAGCAGCGTATTCATGCCATCAAGTACCAGGAAGTGCAGCGTCTCAATCAATTTCGTCACCACAAACTCCTGCTGCATGTCAAGGAAACCGATAGGCGTGCTGAGAAAATTCGTGAAGCAAAACGACGTGATCTGGAGGAGTCGCGTCACGTTGCGGAGAGTTCGAGAACCCTTAGAGACTTCATCAGACGCTCCTTGAGTCCCGAAGTATTTCGTGCAATGAACTGTCGCAGCGTGGCATCCGATAGACCACTGTCCAATCTCTCCTTCCAGAGTCACGTTAAACTAGGCTAAGAAAAACTCCGCAGCAAACTTCATTGGACTATATACTGCTTTATTTTGAGAGGGAGGCACACATCACCTATCCCTCAGATCAACAAGCCACTAAAATGCATCAACAATGATATAGAGTTCAATAAAATACTCAACAAGATCAACAGTCTAATACCCAAACCCATTCCCAAATTAACTGGTTGTAGGCTATCCGGAGTACTGCAGATGCGCGTTTTTGCTTCTTTATCTCCAAGCTCTTTCAGTTTTCTTTGGATCAGAAGAGTCTCCTGCTTTTGACTCTGATCTTTTAAGACTTCATTAGTAAATTGacgaatgaagaaaaaactttactTCTGATCTAAGGCTTCATCAACAAATAAGTGTAAGTCCTGATGAAGGTTTTGAAAACAGCTTCCAGTTTTCAAACAGTTTTGTCTTCTACTAAGGCCTTAATTCTAAGCTTGTTCTAGCTCTGCTTTTGACGTTTTTATTTTAGTCTTCATTACTAAATTGacgaatgaagaaaaaaatttacttctGATCTAAGGTTTCAAAGGACTAAGGACTTTAAGATTGTTCGAACTCTGTTTTTAGACGTTGTTCCCTAAGTCTTCATTACTAAATTGACggacaaagaaattttacttcTGATCTAAGCCTTAATTAAAACTAAGTCCTGATGAAGGTTTTAACAGCTTTCAGATGTGAAATAGTTTTGTTTTCTATTGAAGCCCTGACTCTAAGCTTGTTCTAACTCTGTGACGTTTTTATTTTAGTCTTCATTACTAAATAGACAAATGAACAAGACGTTTTACCTCAGATCTAAGGCTTCATCAAAACAAACAAGCGTAGGTCCTGATGAAGGTTTTGACAACAGCTTCCAGTTTCTTCGGTAAATCAAagcatgcaaaatatttttaggtcTAAGACTTCTGCTCAGACCTTCAGCAGTTTTAAGCTTTCTTTCAGCCTTCTTCAAAATCAGTTAATACCAACTGCTAAAAGACATAAAAACTGATACTTCTTTAACAGTTTCGTAGGATTCCAGGACTTCTCTTCTAAGTCTTCTTCTTCAGTTGATTTGAAACTGATTAAGATCATCTTAGAGACTATCTTTTCTGACCCATTCAGTCAAGCTTTTAGCCCTTTTTGAAGATTCTGTTAGTCCTTCGTCAAAACCGTTGTAGGCTCCAACTTTTTTGTTCATTAGTAAAGCAAACCTGCAGTACTCCTGATATCCTCACCGCTTTCTTGGAAGCCACTAAATTACttccaattttttaaaactaaatcgACTTATTgcgaagaaataaattgtttaggAAACAATACCTAAAGAATAGAAGAAATCCAGAAGATGAATCACTTCTACTCGAATGTTAAAGCTACAGTTGTAAATGGAAGTACAGGACAGTGAGTTTCTAGTTGCAGTGCACTCGCCATGCTGTCGGCAGCTGCTTCAAagtcattcaatttttccagCACTTGCCCCAGTGTGAACCACAGATGAGCGTGATTCGGATCAATTTGCACAGCATCCCGGAGAACCTTCTCAGCAAGACGTGGCTGCTCGAGAAGGTGGTAGGTCTCACCGAGAGCTCTCAGTGCATCGGTAAAGTAGGGATTAACCGATACGGCATCGAGGAAGTTTTGCTTTGCCTCATTCAGTTGATTCTGATGCAGAAATACTTGACCACGTTGATACATTACCTGTGGCGAAAGGATATTGATGGTGGCTGCCTCCTGGACACAGTTCATGGCTTCCGATGGTTGATCCAGAGCCAAATAGACGTCTGACATTAGCAGCCAGATGCGTATTTGCAGGACAAGTGCCTTCTGGGGACCCTGACGTGGACTTAGGGAACTCAGGGAGCTTGCTGCTTCACTCAATGCTTGCTCAATGCGTGATGCTGAGATTGAGGCAGCATGAACTGAACCTTTAGGgagagaaaacaaacaaacttaGCAGGCTTGTGCCGGGAAATGCAAGAAAGTCCTGAACTAACTTGAATCACGATCGGAAAGTTGGGAAGAATGATGAATGGTACTTCGGGTATCTGAATGCTTCTCAATGCCATCAACTGTGGACTCTCCACTCAATTGATTCTCATACAACTCCTTCCACTTCATGAGCAATGTCTGGGCTGTATTGAGCGCCTTCTCCCCGTCATTCAGATGCAACTCCAGATGTGCCTTCAACTGGTACAGACTCAAATTATCCGGAAACTCCATTAGGGCATCCTCAATGACCGCCAGGGCTTCTTTGTGCCTCCGATTGGCCGTTAGGAGTAGAGCAAACAGTTGCAGGCTACTTGCATGCTCAGCCCTAAGAGCAAGAGCCGTCTGGATGTGTACCATGGCTGAGGGAATGTCATGGGTCAGGGCGTACTGTAGGGCAAGATAGAATTCCGACAGATGATCATTTGGGTCTGCTTGAACGGCCTTCTCAAAGGCATCCAGTGCCTGCCTGTGGTACTTCTCACGCTCCGAACGTAGTGTAAAACCCAGAGCAATTTGCTGCCATCCGATCCCAACGAGAAGTTGGGCACGCGATGGCCTAAGACTCTGTCCCTTCACTTCCTTCTTTAGGGCCTTCTGTGCATGCTCAATGCCCTCCTGCATTCGTCCCAGATGCTCATAGCACAGACGAGCGGACATTAGGCACGGAAGTGGATCCATAGGTACCAGGAGCGATGACTCCGTAAGGGCACTACAAGggtttgaagagaaaatgtactggtaagctgaccaagcttacgagagctgtgtttctttcagtgtactaattttgtgagagcaaactagaacgcaaattcatttaaatacgcacaaagtcgggaaaagttgaaaggTCATAacctaagaaatgtttagaaggccatatctcgggaacggatccatagattttcgatttcgagctatcgttggaaaggtcttaacctcaactataacatattaaaatgtgtagtaaatcgataatggcattttcgaaatattcaagTTCGAAactttgattttgactttagcgcctctcgcggtcatttctcgaagtttcAGTGTTCTATatatttgtagggtttcacaaAACCTTTCAATTGCGCTTGAGttaatcaaaatcggacttatAGATCCCCAAATGTATAACATGTCAAATTTGGAACtcgatattttcaaaatgacgacataaaatttttaatttttttttataaaaagaatgtTATAGTAgtctataatatatcaaaaattgaagcaaatcgataatggcgttttcgagatattcatcgaaaactcattgaaaattttgtttttgattttttgcccCCCTAGCGGTCTTTTTAGAAACTTcagatgttctagaaagttgtagggtttgttgagagctttcattttaccccgagttgatcaaaatcggtcaagccgctTTAGAGttttgatcgattttcgatgaaaaattgtggcggccatattgactaaatgACCTGacggattttcgaaaatgaaaCATCGTTGGAAACAATGCTGTAACAACGCGAGAGTATAGAGGTAGAAGAGAGTGGAGAGGGGTGAATTAGGCAGAGAGGAAAAGAGAGGCCAGAGTGCTTTTAAGCGACTAAGTCATTATGTACTCAAACTAGAACCAGAGCAGTTTAATTGTGAGACTGAGGGTCAGGGGTTACTGGGGGAGTTGCCTACAGCCCACACGTGGCACCAATTTGGTAAGTGTGCCACAATTggtaaatttttcatgttttttttttcaatgtttaacAATAAAGGACTCACCGTACAGCTTGAGCATGATTCCCAGTACTGGCCAGACTCAGGGCGTACTGCCTCCACACATGCTGCTCACCAAAAGTGAACTTAAGCGCCTTCTCGAAGCTCTGATGGAGCAATGATGCGAGACCCCAGCGCACTGTGGCCAATGCCAAGAGATCATACACTGCCGTTGCATTGCCAATGGTGTGGGAACGCACATCCCGGAATTCCGGACTCACACTGAGCACAGCATCGCGTACGGCGAGTGATTCAGAGATGAGGAGCAGCAGGATGGTCTCCTCGGGTTGATTGCGTGGCATAAATTGATTGCGACTCGTGTACTTCCGTGGCTTCCAGAGTTTCTTGCCGTGAGCACTGCGCGGGAGGGTGGTGGTACTCGGTGGGGTGTAGATGGTGCCCGAGACGCCACGCAGGAGAACTTCAGCCAGCTGTCGCGCCAGCGTGAGACGCAGAATCTGCGTGGCTTTCGTTTCAACTGCAGTCAACATTGCGCGATACCTTTCGATGGCTTCCTGGAGCTTCCCGGCCTTTATGAGGACAATTGGGGCACGCTGTAGGGCTGTCTCGAGAATGGCACCCATTCGACGGGGTTCAGAGACAATTGCATTGGCCCCACTGTCCTGATCTTGAAGGTAGAGTAACCCCAGATCGGCTGCTCGCTCAAAGGAAGTAATCTGAAAGAGTAGAAGGAGGAATCAAAgagtttttaaagaatttccggAAGATGAAAGAAATCTCACCATTTCACTTTCTCTCTCGGCCAATTTGTACCGCGATGAACCCTTCTGTGGACCCTGATTCTCCAAGCTTAACCCCTTGATGGCATAAGACTCCGCAAGGATCCTCAAACTTCGCCTGGAGAAGAAGATTtaaagaaatgagaatttcTCGTAATTCCTTGgctaatattttaaaacttacGGCGTGAGTTCCTT from Lutzomyia longipalpis isolate SR_M1_2022 chromosome 4, ASM2433408v1 encodes:
- the LOC129796170 gene encoding zinc finger protein 765-like, producing the protein MCKILIYGCQGVNNHTIKDGTTIVFCRRNGDATLGGIQSEIIIPHDILPETKEIIFMPYIKEEETEERLDEPHSETVEVIPEYSDDDDDDYDNDYEDTQPIKEIKQEKEEVPTRKTRSVKCTKPLKKKRRRTSGSIKREDIDFVTENGRLKCNQCAKTLKTQRSFRNHIKLHRRRKYECEHCGRGFSSIEKLERHMRVHTGKKPFMCELCSRTFDYRHSLDIHMRSHTKERPYSCHLCTKTYTTKGNLNLHLRAHAGVKMFVCEVCGKACDTKGNLRKHMEIHNDERVFECKICLKTFLHPASRDRHLKSHTGEKKHKCDICNKAFMRRDHANNHMAVHIKKIQLQGPS
- the LOC129796190 gene encoding zinc finger protein 501-like yields the protein MCRILIYGCPKVVKQIRTAGAETIISCSDVNPGNDLKTEKFDAEIVISHAQIADFHKFVFIQATKDEWPEVNVKDEEPDVKEEINEPYEEFVEAIEPFPVKDESNSVRSFGSHSPAQSSEEDSATEEEDDATKKKKRKSAEYAFKCTKCGKALKSQRTYRNHMHMHRQRKYICELCSKGFLSFDKLKRHMATHTGEKAFQCSKCPRTFGSRYHLQEHFRIHTNEKPFKCHICGKAFRSKTGLNPHLRSHMGIKSYVCEICGKAVTTMACLREHKGRHENVKFGCTMCKKKFSSVAARDRHFITHTGEKKHKCNICDKAFARGDHAKKHMALHIKYGRDRI
- the LOC129796063 gene encoding tetratricopeptide repeat protein 7B, which encodes MTNRSRGTGKLETAIENCRSEGKWKRVIELAEELKLGSPHYESLSNFLIGEGKLESFLDENPPIEANYAKAKTGLTEAKSFLQMVTGEDGQKAGIALDAHLLLAKLAYACGTYDEVLEHFTKAELNSLSEKELTPRSLRILAESYAIKGLSLENQGPQKGSSRYKLAERESEMITSFERAADLGLLYLQDQDSGANAIVSEPRRMGAILETALQRAPIVLIKAGKLQEAIERYRAMLTAVETKATQILRLTLARQLAEVLLRGVSGTIYTPPSTTTLPRSAHGKKLWKPRKYTSRNQFMPRNQPEETILLLLISESLAVRDAVLSVSPEFRDVRSHTIGNATAVYDLLALATVRWGLASLLHQSFEKALKFTFGEQHVWRQYALSLASTGNHAQAVRALTESSLLVPMDPLPCLMSARLCYEHLGRMQEGIEHAQKALKKEVKGQSLRPSRAQLLVGIGWQQIALGFTLRSEREKYHRQALDAFEKAVQADPNDHLSEFYLALQYALTHDIPSAMVHIQTALALRAEHASSLQLFALLLTANRRHKEALAVIEDALMEFPDNLSLYQLKAHLELHLNDGEKALNTAQTLLMKWKELYENQLSGESTVDGIEKHSDTRSTIHHSSQLSDRDSSSVHAASISASRIEQALSEAASSLSSLSPRQGPQKALVLQIRIWLLMSDVYLALDQPSEAMNCVQEAATINILSPQVMYQRGQVFLHQNQLNEAKQNFLDAVSVNPYFTDALRALGETYHLLEQPRLAEKVLRDAVQIDPNHAHLWFTLGQVLEKLNDFEAAADSMASALQLETHCPVLPFTTVALTFE
- the LOC129796175 gene encoding coiled-coil domain-containing protein 177; the protein is MFTNLRKRIRKLSKSRSVSPFIPPQRQFCSNEIHEPTFECCFDDGSFHDGPKMRNPTQSFFFWNLCDKLESARITDTTPGIERLYEKLPEHDKKILNRMARKRTEESLMAEDAEIAHKYWDEEKQTRRTMQEQHQEQLNRVIRENRERETRETEDRLATLESREKYHREKLKREICDKNQRLMHRLRSLRMQREMRQCEKRRTQTHRLQVAAINHQEHELDNQIRQQILYDQLEVKIARADHLRRRILDVQKNRIQADNELQQRIHAIKYQEVQRLNQFRHHKLLLHVKETDRRAEKIREAKRRDLEESRHVAESSRTLRDFIRRSLSPEVFRAMNCRSVASDRPLSNLSFQSHVKLG